In Blautia wexlerae DSM 19850, a single window of DNA contains:
- a CDS encoding YigZ family protein, giving the protein MLEKYKTVYEGGEGEIVEKKSRFIATVRPVKTEEEALAFIEEMKKKYWDARHNCYVYSVGKNREYTRCSDDGEPSGTAGRPMLDVILGEDIYNVAAVVTRYFGGILLGTGGLVRAYSRSLQEGLAASTVIEKTYGISMEVVTDYTGIGKIQYIAGEQKLPILDSEYTDRVVLHLLVPADQIAFVEKAITEGTNGRAKMKKEKDLYYSVIDGEVKVFTD; this is encoded by the coding sequence ATGCTTGAGAAATATAAGACAGTTTACGAGGGCGGGGAAGGCGAGATCGTGGAAAAGAAATCCAGATTTATTGCTACAGTGCGTCCTGTAAAAACCGAAGAGGAGGCACTGGCCTTTATAGAGGAAATGAAGAAGAAATATTGGGATGCCAGACATAACTGCTATGTATATTCGGTGGGAAAGAACAGGGAATATACCAGATGCAGTGACGATGGTGAGCCGTCAGGCACTGCGGGAAGACCAATGCTGGATGTAATCCTGGGGGAAGATATTTATAATGTGGCAGCAGTAGTTACCAGATATTTTGGAGGGATACTTCTTGGAACAGGAGGTCTTGTCAGAGCATATTCCAGGAGTCTGCAGGAAGGTCTTGCCGCCAGCACAGTGATTGAGAAAACCTACGGAATTTCTATGGAAGTAGTTACGGATTATACCGGGATAGGCAAGATCCAGTATATTGCCGGAGAACAGAAATTACCGATCCTTGATTCTGAATACACTGACAGGGTAGTTCTGCATTTGCTGGTTCCGGCGGATCAGATTGCATTTGTAGAAAAAGCAATCACCGAGGGAACAAATGGAAGAGCGAAGATGAAGAAAGAGAAAGATCTTTACTATTCAGTGATTGACGGTGAAGTGAAAGTATTTACGGACTGA
- a CDS encoding peptidylprolyl isomerase, whose amino-acid sequence MANPIVTITMDNGDVMKAELYPEIAPNTVNNFISLVKKGFYDGLIFHRVINGFMIQGGCPDGTGMGGPGYSIKGEFTQNRFKNDLKHTAGVLSMARAMHPNSAGSQFFIMHKDAPHLDGAYAAFGKITEGMDVVNRIAEEDTDYSDRPLDEQKIKSMTVETFGVDYPEPEKC is encoded by the coding sequence ATGGCAAATCCGATAGTTACAATTACCATGGATAATGGCGATGTGATGAAAGCAGAATTATATCCTGAGATTGCACCGAATACAGTTAATAACTTTATCAGTCTTGTAAAAAAAGGCTTCTATGACGGACTTATTTTCCATCGTGTGATCAACGGTTTCATGATCCAGGGAGGATGCCCGGACGGAACAGGTATGGGCGGTCCGGGATACAGCATTAAGGGTGAATTCACTCAGAACAGATTTAAAAATGATCTGAAACATACTGCAGGTGTTCTTTCCATGGCACGCGCCATGCATCCAAACTCAGCAGGAAGCCAGTTCTTTATCATGCACAAAGATGCTCCGCATCTTGACGGTGCTTATGCTGCATTCGGCAAGATCACTGAAGGAATGGATGTTGTAAACCGTATTGCAGAAGAAGATACCGATTACAGCGACCGTCCGCTTGACGAGCAGAAAATCAAATCCATGACAGTAGAAACTTTCGGTGTTGATTATCCGGAACCGGAGAAATGCTGA
- the tsaE gene encoding tRNA (adenosine(37)-N6)-threonylcarbamoyltransferase complex ATPase subunit type 1 TsaE — protein sequence MIIETKTPQETFEVGKKIGENAKPGQIYTLTGDLGVGKTVFTQGVAAGLGITEPICSPTFTIIQEYESGRLPLYHFDVYRIGDIEEMEEIGYDDYFFGQGICLIEWADLIEEILPEKLIKVTIEKDLEKGFDYRRITVIGPENS from the coding sequence ATGATTATAGAGACAAAAACACCACAGGAAACATTTGAGGTGGGAAAGAAGATCGGAGAGAATGCGAAACCGGGTCAGATTTATACTCTGACAGGTGATCTTGGAGTTGGAAAAACCGTATTTACCCAGGGAGTTGCGGCAGGGCTTGGAATCACAGAGCCTATCTGCAGCCCGACATTCACGATCATTCAGGAATACGAAAGCGGACGTCTTCCTTTATATCATTTTGATGTTTACCGTATCGGTGACATTGAGGAAATGGAAGAAATCGGATATGACGATTATTTCTTCGGACAGGGAATCTGTCTGATCGAATGGGCTGATCTGATTGAAGAAATCCTTCCGGAAAAGCTGATCAAAGTAACCATAGAGAAAGATCTGGAGAAAGGCTTTGATTATAGAAGGATTACAGTGATTGGTCCGGAGAACAGTTAG
- the tsaB gene encoding tRNA (adenosine(37)-N6)-threonylcarbamoyltransferase complex dimerization subunit type 1 TsaB: MKILALDSSGIVASVAVVEDDTLLAEYTVNYKKTHSQTLLPMLDEIVKMTELELESVDAIAVAAGPGSFTGLRIGSATAKGLGLALKKPLVAVPTVDALAYNLYDAQGLICPIMDARRKQVYTGIYRFEEHQLMTLKEQWAAPIEELLEELNQRGEMVTFLGDGVPVFRELIEEKLQVPYSFAPAHVNKQRAAAVAALGSIYYKEGRTETAMEHIPEYLRVSQAERERAEREKEQKPAGTKI; encoded by the coding sequence ATGAAAATTTTAGCTTTGGACAGCTCAGGAATTGTTGCATCTGTAGCAGTTGTGGAAGATGATACATTACTGGCTGAGTATACTGTAAATTATAAGAAAACACATTCTCAGACTTTGCTTCCGATGTTAGATGAGATTGTGAAGATGACGGAACTGGAACTGGAATCCGTAGATGCTATTGCAGTGGCAGCGGGACCGGGATCCTTTACAGGACTCCGTATCGGCTCGGCAACAGCCAAAGGCCTGGGACTTGCCCTGAAGAAACCATTGGTAGCAGTACCGACAGTAGATGCACTGGCATATAATCTTTATGATGCACAGGGATTGATCTGTCCGATCATGGATGCCAGAAGAAAGCAGGTATATACAGGAATTTACAGATTTGAAGAGCATCAGCTTATGACTTTGAAAGAACAGTGGGCAGCACCGATCGAGGAACTGCTGGAAGAACTGAATCAGAGAGGAGAGATGGTTACATTTTTGGGAGACGGTGTACCTGTATTTCGTGAACTGATCGAAGAGAAACTGCAGGTTCCGTATTCTTTTGCACCGGCTCATGTAAATAAACAGAGAGCAGCGGCAGTGGCAGCTCTTGGCAGTATTTATTATAAAGAAGGACGCACAGAGACTGCTATGGAACATATCCCGGAATATCTCCGCGTTTCCCAGGCAGAGCGTGAGCGTGCAGAGAGAGAAAAAGAGCAGAAACCGGCAGGTACAAAAATATGA
- the rimI gene encoding ribosomal protein S18-alanine N-acetyltransferase — protein sequence MILREMLVDDLDQVMEIEQDLFHVPWTKEGFFTFMTRDDAMFLVVEEKEKILGYCGLLMVLDEGDITNVAVRRDRQKEGIGAFLMQSLIRLAAEREVTTIHLEVRVGNETAIRLYERMGFTGDGIRKAYYSDPVEDALLMTRHPE from the coding sequence ATGATCCTGCGGGAAATGCTTGTGGATGACCTGGATCAGGTAATGGAGATTGAGCAGGATCTTTTTCATGTGCCATGGACAAAAGAAGGTTTTTTTACTTTTATGACCAGGGATGATGCCATGTTTCTGGTGGTGGAAGAGAAAGAAAAGATTCTGGGTTACTGCGGTCTTCTTATGGTTCTGGATGAGGGAGATATTACCAATGTGGCTGTGCGCAGGGACAGACAAAAAGAAGGAATTGGCGCTTTTCTGATGCAGAGTCTGATCCGCCTTGCAGCAGAGAGGGAGGTTACGACAATCCATCTGGAAGTACGTGTGGGAAATGAGACTGCAATCCGTCTCTATGAACGTATGGGATTTACCGGAGATGGAATACGTAAGGCATATTACAGTGATCCTGTGGAGGATGCGCTGCTTATGACCAGACATCCCGAATGA
- a CDS encoding ribonuclease Z translates to MLDVCLVGTGGMMPLPRRWLTALMTRYNGSSLLIDCGEGTQVAIKEKGWSFKPIDVICFTHYHGDHISGLPGLLLTMGNADRTEPLTLVGPKGLERVVNALRVIAPELPFEIKFIEITQPEQVIELNGYRITAFKVNHNVLCYGYTLEILRQGKFSAERAKEQDIPLKYWNPLQKGQTIEADGITYTPEMVLGPARKGIRLTYTTDTRPTESILRNAKESDLFICEGMYGEDDKADKARGYKHMTFREAAVLARDARVKEMWLTHYSPSLVRPDEFMDKVREIFPNAYPGKDGKSLELNFEE, encoded by the coding sequence ATGTTAGATGTATGTTTAGTTGGAACCGGTGGAATGATGCCTCTGCCTCGCAGATGGTTGACTGCGCTTATGACAAGATATAACGGGAGCAGTCTGCTCATTGACTGTGGTGAAGGTACTCAGGTAGCAATTAAGGAGAAGGGATGGAGCTTTAAACCTATTGATGTGATTTGTTTTACTCATTATCATGGAGATCATATCAGTGGGCTTCCGGGACTTCTTCTTACTATGGGAAATGCAGACCGCACAGAACCATTGACTCTGGTAGGTCCCAAAGGTCTGGAGAGAGTGGTCAATGCACTTCGCGTCATTGCACCGGAGCTTCCGTTTGAAATTAAATTTATTGAGATTACACAGCCGGAGCAGGTCATTGAATTAAATGGCTATCGTATTACGGCTTTTAAAGTGAACCATAATGTACTCTGTTATGGCTATACCCTTGAGATTCTCCGCCAGGGAAAATTCTCGGCTGAGAGAGCGAAAGAGCAGGATATTCCACTGAAATACTGGAATCCGCTCCAGAAAGGGCAGACTATCGAAGCAGACGGTATTACCTATACACCGGAGATGGTACTTGGACCTGCGAGAAAAGGAATCAGGCTTACTTATACAACAGATACCAGACCAACAGAATCTATCCTGCGAAATGCAAAGGAATCGGATCTGTTTATCTGTGAAGGAATGTACGGAGAAGATGATAAAGCAGACAAAGCACGCGGATACAAGCATATGACTTTCCGCGAGGCGGCGGTTTTGGCCCGTGATGCCCGGGTAAAGGAGATGTGGCTGACACATTACAGTCCGTCTCTGGTCAGACCGGATGAGTTTATGGATAAAGTTCGTGAAATTTTTCCAAATGCATATCCGGGAAAAGACGGAAAGAGTCTGGAATTGAATTTTGAGGAATAA
- the tsaD gene encoding tRNA (adenosine(37)-N6)-threonylcarbamoyltransferase complex transferase subunit TsaD — protein MKDTLILAIESSCDETAASVVKNGRTILSNVISSQIALHTLYGGVVPEIASRKHIEKINQVIEQALADADVTLDDLDAIGVTYGPGLVGALLVGVAEAKAIAYAKKLPLVGVHHIEGHVSANYIEHPDLEPPFLCLIVSGGHTHLVIVKDYGEFEILGRTRDDAAGEAFDKVARAIGLGYPGGPKVDKLSKEGNPNAIEFPKAKIGDCPYDFSFSGVKSAVLNYINHAQMTGEEINRADLAASFQKAVVDVLVEHTMLAAKDYGMTKIAIAGGVASNGTLRAAMEEACKKNNYSFYRPSPIFCTDNAAMIGVAAYYEYIKGTRHGWDLNAVPNLKLGER, from the coding sequence ATGAAAGATACATTAATTCTTGCAATTGAGAGTTCCTGTGATGAGACTGCAGCTTCTGTTGTCAAAAACGGAAGAACTATTCTGTCAAATGTGATCTCTTCACAGATCGCTCTTCATACTTTATACGGTGGGGTAGTTCCGGAAATTGCTTCCCGTAAACATATTGAAAAGATTAACCAGGTAATTGAACAGGCACTGGCAGATGCAGATGTAACTCTTGATGATCTGGATGCAATTGGTGTCACTTATGGTCCGGGACTTGTAGGTGCACTTCTTGTGGGCGTTGCTGAGGCGAAGGCAATTGCTTATGCAAAGAAGCTTCCACTGGTAGGGGTCCACCATATTGAGGGCCATGTGTCAGCAAATTATATTGAACATCCGGATCTTGAACCTCCATTTTTATGTCTGATCGTGTCAGGAGGACATACACACCTTGTGATCGTTAAGGATTATGGAGAATTTGAAATCCTGGGACGTACCCGTGATGATGCTGCAGGCGAAGCTTTTGACAAAGTTGCAAGAGCTATCGGACTGGGATATCCGGGAGGACCAAAGGTAGACAAGCTCTCTAAAGAGGGAAATCCCAATGCAATTGAGTTTCCAAAAGCTAAAATTGGAGATTGTCCGTACGATTTCAGCTTCAGTGGTGTAAAATCAGCAGTGTTGAATTATATTAATCATGCGCAGATGACCGGAGAAGAGATAAACAGAGCAGATCTGGCAGCATCTTTCCAGAAAGCGGTAGTTGATGTGCTGGTGGAGCATACAATGCTTGCAGCCAAAGATTATGGGATGACTAAGATTGCAATTGCAGGCGGAGTGGCTTCGAATGGAACGTTAAGAGCGGCAATGGAAGAAGCATGTAAGAAAAATAATTACAGTTTTTATCGGCCGTCACCGATCTTCTGTACAGACAATGCAGCAATGATCGGAGTAGCTGCTTATTATGAATATATTAAAGGTACACGTCATGGCTGGGATCTGAATGCTGTGCCGAATCTTAAACTGGGAGAGCGTTGA
- the ispD gene encoding 2-C-methyl-D-erythritol 4-phosphate cytidylyltransferase, whose protein sequence is MSERNTAIVLAAGQGKRMHSKVQKQFLEIQGYPVLYYSLRCFQESPLIQDIILVTGEESISYCKEEIVQKYGFTKVSAVIPGGKERYDSVYAGLCECRDCEYVLIHDGARPFVTEEILKRGLQKVKETGACVIGMPSKDTVKLSDEEGYVKETPNRKCVWTIQTPQIFSYSLIREAHDSIRQKDMSKITDDAMVVEQETGAKVALAEGSYQNIKITTPEDLDIAEAFLKH, encoded by the coding sequence ATGTCAGAAAGAAATACGGCCATTGTTCTGGCAGCAGGGCAGGGAAAAAGAATGCACAGTAAAGTACAGAAGCAGTTCCTGGAGATACAGGGATACCCGGTTCTGTATTATTCCCTGCGCTGTTTTCAGGAAAGTCCGCTGATTCAGGATATTATTCTTGTGACAGGAGAGGAATCTATCTCCTACTGTAAAGAAGAAATCGTGCAAAAATATGGATTTACAAAGGTATCGGCAGTAATCCCGGGAGGAAAAGAACGCTATGATTCTGTCTATGCAGGTCTTTGTGAATGCAGAGACTGTGAATATGTATTGATCCATGACGGTGCAAGACCTTTTGTGACAGAAGAAATTCTTAAACGTGGTCTGCAGAAAGTGAAGGAAACAGGTGCATGTGTGATTGGTATGCCTTCTAAAGATACAGTCAAACTTTCTGATGAAGAGGGATATGTAAAAGAAACTCCAAACAGAAAGTGTGTGTGGACAATTCAGACCCCGCAGATTTTTTCGTATTCACTGATACGTGAGGCTCATGACAGCATTCGTCAGAAAGATATGAGCAAAATTACAGATGATGCCATGGTAGTAGAGCAGGAGACAGGGGCAAAGGTTGCTCTGGCAGAGGGATCTTATCAGAATATTAAGATCACAACACCGGAGGATCTTGATATCGCGGAAGCATTTTTGAAACATTAA
- a CDS encoding site-specific integrase, with protein sequence MARTTKGTQQKRRSKGDGSLFPNKRRGWTARYRKKGLPDKEFNAPTKGEAKALLDDWKIKVAIQDAITSNIKVQDYANKYLFRKSLMVEAGKFKQTSLDRLEKTYENHLKDTDAFSKTFSNLTADDITATINAKKEILSYSSLKKIYLFWSAMIKTAISLGELPKNFSDILNRVIMPEESVLPVETKEISIIPPEHEQIIKEIAMEPSPNKNERYLYRYGPAIVFLLNTGLRGGELLALGQSSIVPFLGRRGIKITHTLSRVKNREAGSKKKTKMILTPPKYPNSLRTIPLNKEAEFSLSCMMELYDKNRVFPDLILSTQNGVSPTIQNLANTLKKICKRAEIPEYNLHALRHTFATNLIRQTHNMGEIKEAAEIIGDNYEVIMRTYVHTDSERKVSLIDAMIA encoded by the coding sequence ATGGCGAGAACAACGAAAGGTACACAACAAAAAAGAAGATCCAAAGGGGATGGATCACTATTTCCAAATAAGAGAAGAGGTTGGACTGCCCGATATAGAAAAAAAGGGCTACCGGACAAGGAGTTTAATGCTCCTACCAAAGGAGAAGCGAAAGCATTATTAGATGACTGGAAGATAAAAGTCGCAATACAAGACGCAATTACTTCAAACATCAAAGTACAGGACTATGCGAACAAATACTTATTCCGCAAAAGTCTCATGGTTGAAGCTGGCAAATTCAAACAAACCAGCCTGGATCGATTAGAAAAAACATACGAAAATCATTTAAAAGATACGGATGCTTTTAGCAAAACATTTTCTAATCTGACTGCTGATGATATTACAGCAACGATTAATGCTAAAAAGGAAATCCTGAGTTATTCATCATTAAAGAAAATTTACTTATTTTGGTCTGCAATGATTAAAACAGCAATTTCTCTCGGCGAACTGCCAAAAAACTTTTCTGATATTTTAAATCGGGTGATAATGCCGGAAGAATCCGTTCTTCCTGTAGAAACAAAGGAAATCTCAATCATCCCACCAGAACATGAGCAGATCATAAAAGAAATTGCAATGGAACCCAGTCCAAATAAAAATGAACGCTATTTGTATAGATATGGTCCTGCCATTGTATTCCTTTTAAACACAGGTTTACGTGGTGGTGAATTGCTTGCATTAGGTCAATCTTCTATCGTGCCCTTTTTAGGACGGCGTGGCATTAAAATCACACATACGCTTAGCAGGGTTAAAAACAGAGAGGCCGGTTCCAAAAAAAAGACTAAAATGATTTTGACTCCTCCAAAATACCCAAATAGTTTACGGACTATTCCATTAAACAAGGAAGCTGAATTTTCACTATCATGTATGATGGAGCTATACGATAAAAATCGGGTTTTTCCAGATTTGATATTATCTACGCAAAATGGTGTCAGCCCTACAATCCAAAATTTAGCCAATACGCTAAAGAAAATTTGTAAGCGTGCTGAGATTCCAGAATATAATCTTCATGCACTACGGCACACTTTTGCAACAAATCTGATCCGGCAGACTCACAATATGGGAGAAATAAAGGAAGCTGCTGAAATCATTGGCGATAACTATGAGGTCATCATGCGTACTTATGTTCATACAGACAGTGAACGTAAGGTAAGTTTAATTGATGCTATGATTGCATAA
- a CDS encoding helix-turn-helix domain-containing protein codes for MSETDNLFKAYSVQEIASMLGIGKTKTRELLDSGILPVTKVGRQYFTSPASIQEFLKKNIGKQIFF; via the coding sequence TTGAGTGAAACAGACAATCTCTTTAAAGCATACTCCGTTCAGGAGATAGCATCCATGCTCGGCATTGGAAAAACAAAAACCAGGGAACTTCTTGACAGTGGAATTCTTCCAGTTACAAAAGTTGGGCGGCAATATTTTACTTCACCAGCTTCTATTCAGGAGTTTCTCAAGAAAAACATAGGAAAGCAAATATTCTTTTAG
- a CDS encoding IS110 family transposase, whose protein sequence is MKDLLEISCGLDVHKEKIVACILTGPLGKPTRSEIREFSTLIPDMIALRNWIVSKNCHHVAMESTGIYWMPIYEILEDAFSGDITLLVVNARHMKNVPGKKTDMRDSEWISTLLRAGLLNGSFIPEKRIREFRDLNRYRKSVIRDITSQKNRIEKFLQSSGFRLSSFISDIFGASGRNIILHLVEHGQIDKTALDSCLKTKTRNRIDEILMSVNGTLSEHQKAFLRILMTHYDSLKKHLAEIETSLEEDMAPFALQVEQLNSIYGISTTASCAIIAEIGIDMKPFKTAEHICSWAGLCPGNNESAGKRKSTSVTKGNPYIKSMLCEIAWVIAGKRNTYLSAWYWRIKQKKGAKKAIVALARKLLVIIYTMLKQGTLFDESCFETRRKHCEQKQLSRYIRELEKHGYHVEAQS, encoded by the coding sequence ATGAAAGACCTTCTGGAAATTTCCTGTGGACTGGATGTCCACAAAGAAAAAATTGTTGCATGTATCCTGACTGGTCCTCTGGGCAAGCCAACCCGTTCTGAAATCCGTGAGTTTTCTACATTGATTCCGGATATGATAGCATTACGGAATTGGATCGTTTCTAAAAACTGCCATCATGTAGCTATGGAAAGCACCGGTATCTATTGGATGCCGATTTATGAAATACTGGAGGATGCTTTCTCTGGTGACATTACCCTGCTTGTTGTAAATGCACGCCATATGAAAAATGTTCCTGGCAAAAAGACCGATATGCGGGATTCCGAATGGATTTCCACCTTGCTTCGCGCCGGACTTTTGAACGGAAGTTTTATTCCCGAAAAAAGGATTCGGGAATTCCGCGATCTAAATCGTTACCGTAAGAGTGTCATCCGCGATATTACGTCACAGAAGAACAGGATTGAGAAATTTTTACAAAGTTCCGGCTTCCGTCTATCATCCTTTATTTCTGATATTTTTGGCGCTTCGGGTAGAAACATCATTCTGCATTTAGTTGAACATGGGCAGATTGATAAAACTGCTTTAGATTCTTGTCTCAAAACCAAGACCAGAAACCGTATTGATGAAATTCTCATGTCCGTGAACGGAACACTGTCAGAACACCAAAAGGCATTTTTAAGGATTCTCATGACTCATTATGATTCTTTAAAGAAACATCTTGCTGAAATTGAAACGAGTCTCGAGGAAGATATGGCTCCATTTGCCCTGCAGGTTGAGCAGTTGAATAGCATCTATGGAATAAGCACAACTGCTTCCTGTGCAATTATTGCTGAAATCGGTATTGATATGAAGCCGTTTAAAACTGCGGAACACATCTGCTCATGGGCCGGTTTGTGCCCAGGTAATAACGAAAGTGCTGGAAAACGAAAAAGCACCTCTGTCACAAAAGGCAATCCTTACATAAAAAGTATGCTCTGCGAAATTGCCTGGGTGATTGCAGGGAAACGCAACACTTATCTTTCGGCATGGTACTGGAGAATCAAACAGAAAAAAGGAGCCAAAAAAGCGATTGTCGCACTTGCCCGAAAACTTCTTGTCATCATCTACACAATGTTAAAACAAGGAACTCTATTTGACGAATCCTGTTTTGAAACAAGACGTAAGCACTGTGAACAAAAACAGCTTTCTCGTTATATACGGGAATTGGAAAAACATGGTTATCATGTGGAAGCTCAAAGCTAG
- a CDS encoding YqaJ viral recombinase family protein: MNTALNYQPEVLVDTADLSREDWLDYRRLGIGGSDAAAIMGLSPFSTIRDLYFDKIGVTPVIEEEEENWVAKEVGHRLEDLVAMIFAKKTGLEVFPVRKMFRHPLYPFMLADVDYFIRFPDGSIGILECKTCNYNAKDKWADDGIPENYVLQVRHYLAVMNMNKAYIACLYGNNENEFVYRCLERDRMEEEELIDQEKYFWEEYVEKKIEPPYSGKPDLILASIRKYNGYADKSIPEISISSLESRSLEKYLKLSEEKSQLEKRKKKIEAEQRALSVPFVELLGQGCKAVIEDGSFRYRITYNPTIRTQIGKENMEKLKNQHPDIYEEYTSTTESRIFRIKKEVA; the protein is encoded by the coding sequence ATGAATACAGCATTAAATTATCAGCCGGAAGTTCTTGTTGATACAGCAGATTTGAGCCGAGAAGATTGGTTGGATTATCGGCGTCTTGGTATTGGTGGAAGCGATGCAGCGGCAATCATGGGCTTATCCCCATTTTCGACAATCAGGGATTTGTATTTCGATAAAATTGGTGTTACGCCAGTAATCGAAGAAGAGGAAGAAAACTGGGTAGCGAAAGAAGTGGGACACCGCCTGGAAGATTTGGTTGCCATGATTTTTGCCAAGAAGACTGGACTTGAAGTTTTCCCTGTACGAAAAATGTTCCGGCATCCGCTATATCCGTTTATGTTAGCGGATGTGGATTACTTTATCCGTTTTCCAGATGGCAGCATTGGGATTTTGGAATGTAAAACCTGTAATTACAATGCAAAAGACAAATGGGCAGATGATGGGATTCCTGAAAACTATGTTTTGCAGGTTCGTCATTATCTTGCAGTCATGAATATGAATAAGGCATATATTGCTTGCCTTTATGGAAACAATGAAAATGAATTTGTTTACCGGTGTCTGGAACGAGATAGAATGGAGGAAGAAGAACTCATTGACCAGGAGAAATACTTCTGGGAGGAATATGTGGAGAAGAAAATAGAACCACCGTATTCCGGAAAGCCAGATCTCATTTTGGCTAGTATCCGGAAATATAATGGTTACGCAGACAAATCAATTCCTGAAATCAGCATATCTAGCTTGGAATCACGCAGTCTTGAAAAATATCTCAAATTATCTGAAGAAAAATCCCAATTGGAAAAGAGAAAAAAGAAGATTGAAGCGGAACAACGTGCATTGAGCGTACCGTTTGTCGAGCTTCTTGGACAAGGGTGTAAGGCAGTGATCGAGGATGGGAGTTTCCGTTACCGGATTACTTATAATCCTACGATACGCACCCAGATTGGAAAAGAAAATATGGAGAAACTGAAAAATCAGCATCCGGATATCTACGAAGAATACACAAGCACTACAGAAAGCAGGATTTTCCGGATTAAAAAGGAGGTTGCATAA
- a CDS encoding DUF4406 domain-containing protein, producing MLQGKKAYICSPLSAPNPEGMQHNMELAKYYLMQMKRLYHCRTFASHAHLPLMLDDRIPEERETAMQIAVLMLDLCEVLIICGSHISEGMRSEIQTAFVKGKDIYWYDSKMKPGELMKVENWRDIDDEVQIYT from the coding sequence ATGTTACAAGGAAAAAAGGCATATATTTGTTCTCCGCTGTCTGCCCCGAATCCAGAGGGAATGCAGCATAATATGGAACTGGCAAAATACTATCTCATGCAGATGAAAAGGCTGTATCATTGCCGTACTTTTGCTTCACATGCTCATCTTCCATTAATGTTAGATGACCGTATCCCGGAAGAACGGGAAACTGCAATGCAGATTGCAGTTTTGATGTTGGATTTATGTGAAGTATTGATCATTTGTGGTTCACATATCAGCGAGGGAATGAGAAGCGAGATTCAGACAGCATTTGTAAAAGGAAAGGATATTTATTGGTATGACTCCAAGATGAAACCAGGGGAATTGATGAAAGTAGAGAACTGGAGGGACATAGACGATGAGGTGCAAATATATACGTAA